CCGCCTGCACCGAGAGGCATCCTGCCTCTCGGATGTATTAGATGTTTCCCAGAAAATCTGTTTTTAGTTGCACCGCTGCAGGATTGTTATGCCGCTGAATCTCAATACAACCTTCCCTGTCTCGTAAACCGTGTGTTCGAACTCCGCCTTCATCTCCTGGGCGTTGTCTGTCTCGTAGAGCGTAACGGTGAGAGTTTCCTTCTGCTTCTTGTCCGTTGACTCGTACTGATCGGTAAATGGCTTGCCCCACTGGCTTATTTTGACTGCAAGCATATGCTTGATCACAGCATCTCGGCCTGGTGTACCCGTCCAGATATCGGAAACAATCAGATGCTCACCCTTCTTGTATCCAACCAATACAGTGGAGTCCAGACCTTGATGCCACTTGGCCGGTACAGATTTAAAATCGTTCGGGATCTCTGTAGCATGCAAAACGAATGGCAATAAACAGAGCGCGTAAATCTGCATCCAACAAGCCGCTTTGTCTCCCAACTTCACCAAGTCATATTACCCTAACGGTTAGAAAATTAGCAATTGGCAATATTGTCCCTTAAAATCCGCGTCCATCCGCGCAATCTGCGGATAAACCTTTGTTTGGTTGAAGTAGGGACGACAGCAGCGCCCGTGCCTCCATTATTTTTTGCGGCTTGGCGCAAAAAATTAATTCATAGCGCAGGTACAAAACAAATTCCGGTCGCCATAGACGTTATCGACCCGTGAAACCGGCGGCCAATATTTGTTTTCCTTGAGCCAGGTCACGGGATAAACCGCCAGCTCGCGCGAATACGGACGGTCCCAGGCGTCCGACAGCACATCAGCCGCGGGATGCGGCGCGCGTTTCAGCGGATTGTTGACCCGGTCCAGCTTACCCTCTTCAATTTGCGAAATCTCCTTCCGGATCGAAATCAGGGCATCGCAAAAACGATCCAGCTCCCCCTTCGACTCGCTTTCGGTCGGCTCAACCATCAACGTTCCGGGAATCGGCCACGACATCGTCGGCGCGTGAAACCCGTAATCCATCAAGCGTTTCGCCACATCCTCGACTTCCACACCCGAAGCCACCTTCAGCGGACGGAGATCCAGAATGCATTCGTGCGCCACATAACCGGCCTTGCCCTTGTAGAGAACCGGATAATAAGGCTCCAATCGCTTGGCAATGTAATTGGCATTCAAAATCGCCATGGAACTTGCCCGTGCGAGGCCCTGCCCGCCCATCAACGCGATATACACCCATGAAATGGGAAGGATGCAACCGCTGCCCCAGTTCGTGGCAGAAACCGCACCCGCTGAATCAGCAGCGGCGGGATCGCCCGGTAAAAACGGTTTCAGGTGCGCTGCCACACAAATCGGGCCCATCCCCGGACCGCCGCCGCCGTGCGGGATGCAAAACGTTTTGTGGAGGTTCAAGTGGCAAACATCGGCCCCGATGCTGCCGGGACTGCAAAGCCCCACCTGCGCGTTCATGTTGGCGCCGTCCATATAGACCTGCCCGCCGTTGTCATGCACGATGCGGCAAATCTCGCGGATGGATTCCTCAAAAACGCCATGTGTGGAAGGATAAGTGACCATCAATGCGGCAAGATCGTCGCGCATGGCCTCGGCTTTCGACTTCAAATCGCCCAAGTCAATTTCACCCTGCGCATTACACGCCACAACAACAACTTGATAGCCCGCCATCACGGCGCTGGCAAAATTGGTCCCGTGGGCCGACTGCGGAATCAGGCAAACATGGCGTTTCCCCTGCCCGATGGATTCATGATAAGCCTTGATGGCCAGCAACCCGGCATATTCACCCTGGGAACCGGCATTGGGCTGGAGCGAAACCGCTTCAAAGCCTGTCAACTTTGCCAGCCAAGCCTCCAAATCCAAAATGAGTTGTTTGTAGCCGGCTGTCTGGTCCACTGGCGCCAAGGGATGTATATTGGCAAACTCCGGCCAGGTAACCGGGTACATTTCGGCCGCCGCATTCAATTTCATTGTGCAGGAGCCCAGCGGAATCATCGAATATGTGAGGGAAATGTCCTTGTTTTCAAGCTTCTTCATGTAGCGGAGCATCTCGCTTTCGGAGTGATGGCGATGAAAAACATCGTGCGGCAAAATCGCTTTGCTCCGTTGGGTCTCCAAAATCGAATCTTCAAGTTCAGCGGCCACTTCCGCGGCTTTCGGCAACGCCTTGCCCGATTCATTGAAAATGCCCAGAAGCAAATCAACCTCGTCGGGCGTGGACGCCTCATCCAGGGCGATCCCGATGCAGCCGTCATCATGGACGCGCAAGTTAATCTGCTGCGACAGGGCTTTTTTCAGGAGAGTCTTTTGCTCTGCTGGCGTTGTTTTTAATGTCAGGGTATCGAAGAACAGCCCATCTTCGAGCTTGTAGCCCAACTGTTTGAGCCCCGCAACCAGCACGCGCGCCAGCCGGTGGACATGCCCGGCTATTTTCCGCAAGCCGTCCGGACCGTGATAAACCGCGTACATCGAGGCGACCACAGCCGGCAATACCTGCGCCGTGCAAATATTGCTGGTGGCCTTCTCATGGCGGATGTGTTGTTCGCGTGTCTGAAGTGATAGTCGCATCGCCTTCCGCCCTGCGCTGTCCTGTGAAACTCCAATCAGGCGTCCGGGCATCTGCCGCTTGAATTCGTCGCGCGTGGCAAAAAACGCCGCATGCGGCCCGCCGAATCCCAGCGGCATGCCGAATCGCTGTGTGCTGCCAACCGCCACATCCGCCCCCAGTTCGCCGGGCGGCTTGAGCAGCGTCAAAGCGAGGATGTCAGCCGCCAGGACGACAAAAGCCCCCGCTTCCTTCGCGCTCTTGATAAACTTTTCGTCAACGGAAACAAGGCCGCGAGTGTTCGGATATTGCAATAAAACACCGAAGACATCGCTGCCCACCGTAATGTCGGCGGTACAGCCGACTGCGACCTTCAGCCCCAGCGCGTGGGCGCGGGTTTTCAGCACGGCAAGGGTTTGAGGATGGCAACCCAGCGAGGCGAAAAAAGTGCCGCGTCCCTCCGCCTTGCCTTTGATCGCGTAGGCCATGGTCATGGCTTCGGCTGCTGCTGTCGCTTCGTCCAGCAATGAAGCATTGGCGATATCCAGGCCCGTTAACTCGCAGATCAACGTCTGAAAATTCAGGAGCGCTTCAAGGCGGCCCTGTGAAATTTCGGGTTGATACGGGGTATAGGCGGTGTACCAGCCGGGATTTTCGAGTATGTTACGCTGGATGACCGGCGGCACAAGGGCGGCTTGGTAACCCTGGCCGATCAGGGAACGGAATACCTTGTTTTTGCCCGCCAAACTTTTCAGGCGCGCGAGCACCCGGGCCTCCGATTGTCCGGTCATTTCGGCGAGAGGGGGGGCAATGCGGATGCTTTTCGGAACAACCTTTGAGATGAAGGATTCCAGGTCCGGCTCGCCGATCTCGGTGAGCATCTCCCCTATTTCCCCGGGATTGGGGCCTATGTGGCGGGAATGAAATTCGTCGGGATGGTTCAGAGCCGTTTTCAATGGAGTGTGGGTGGTATGCATGTGGAAATAAATTCAGACATAACGGCATAGACCCCCGCAGGAAGAAATTCAAAGAAAATTGTTTTAACCGCGCTGCGAGGATTTAACGCAAAACGCCAATATCAGGGCTGCGTCATGGGATTTTATTTGCGTTTGAGGCCGTTTTGTAGATCGTCTAAAATTCGTTTAGATGCGCATCCTGTTCACAAACATTTCCTTTGGCGTCAGATCGGGCACCGAGCTGTTTATTGCGGATCTTGCCCGGCAACTGGCTTCACGGGGCCATACTTGCGCACTTTACAGCACACTCTTCGGACCGGCTATCAAAGGCTCCCTTCATGGCATCCTGCCCCTGTTCGATGATCTCCGCAAATTACCCTGGCAGCCTGACATCATCCACGGGCAACATAGCCTCGAAACACTCGCTGCAATCGGGTTCTTTCCGGGTGTCCCCGCAATTTACGTCTGTCATGACTCCACAATATGGTTCGACTCACCGCCTCCACCTCCGCTTGTCCAGGCCCATGTCACAGTGGACTGGCACACTCGCA
Above is a window of Candidatus Methylacidiphilales bacterium DNA encoding:
- the gcvP gene encoding aminomethyl-transferring glycine dehydrogenase yields the protein MHTTHTPLKTALNHPDEFHSRHIGPNPGEIGEMLTEIGEPDLESFISKVVPKSIRIAPPLAEMTGQSEARVLARLKSLAGKNKVFRSLIGQGYQAALVPPVIQRNILENPGWYTAYTPYQPEISQGRLEALLNFQTLICELTGLDIANASLLDEATAAAEAMTMAYAIKGKAEGRGTFFASLGCHPQTLAVLKTRAHALGLKVAVGCTADITVGSDVFGVLLQYPNTRGLVSVDEKFIKSAKEAGAFVVLAADILALTLLKPPGELGADVAVGSTQRFGMPLGFGGPHAAFFATRDEFKRQMPGRLIGVSQDSAGRKAMRLSLQTREQHIRHEKATSNICTAQVLPAVVASMYAVYHGPDGLRKIAGHVHRLARVLVAGLKQLGYKLEDGLFFDTLTLKTTPAEQKTLLKKALSQQINLRVHDDGCIGIALDEASTPDEVDLLLGIFNESGKALPKAAEVAAELEDSILETQRSKAILPHDVFHRHHSESEMLRYMKKLENKDISLTYSMIPLGSCTMKLNAAAEMYPVTWPEFANIHPLAPVDQTAGYKQLILDLEAWLAKLTGFEAVSLQPNAGSQGEYAGLLAIKAYHESIGQGKRHVCLIPQSAHGTNFASAVMAGYQVVVVACNAQGEIDLGDLKSKAEAMRDDLAALMVTYPSTHGVFEESIREICRIVHDNGGQVYMDGANMNAQVGLCSPGSIGADVCHLNLHKTFCIPHGGGGPGMGPICVAAHLKPFLPGDPAAADSAGAVSATNWGSGCILPISWVYIALMGGQGLARASSMAILNANYIAKRLEPYYPVLYKGKAGYVAHECILDLRPLKVASGVEVEDVAKRLMDYGFHAPTMSWPIPGTLMVEPTESESKGELDRFCDALISIRKEISQIEEGKLDRVNNPLKRAPHPAADVLSDAWDRPYSRELAVYPVTWLKENKYWPPVSRVDNVYGDRNLFCTCAMN